The following proteins are encoded in a genomic region of Desulfomicrobium escambiense DSM 10707:
- a CDS encoding flagellar basal body L-ring protein FlgH: MHRLTYLFIAVLALAGCRATSRPPMPAAIVTPPPQERADPATNPGSLYDPDGATSLFADARARRVGDVVLIKVVETTLAKNKATTTADRANNVDLGVSAYLGKDKLPLIPGATVGADSLVKADSSSKFEGDGETKRESTISTTVAARVSRVLGGGLMEVVGARETRVNGETQIVVVQGVVRDRDIDADNTIKSTSMAEARIELYGEGILAEKQRPGWLARILDNVWPF; this comes from the coding sequence ATGCACAGACTGACGTACCTTTTCATAGCCGTTCTGGCCCTGGCCGGATGCCGGGCCACGAGCCGGCCGCCCATGCCCGCGGCCATCGTCACGCCTCCGCCACAGGAACGGGCGGACCCGGCGACCAACCCGGGCTCCCTCTACGACCCCGACGGCGCGACGTCGCTCTTCGCCGACGCCCGCGCCCGCAGGGTCGGCGACGTGGTACTCATCAAGGTCGTGGAGACGACCCTGGCCAAAAACAAGGCCACGACCACGGCCGACAGGGCCAACAACGTGGACCTGGGCGTCAGCGCATATCTCGGGAAGGACAAGCTGCCGCTCATCCCCGGTGCGACGGTCGGCGCGGATTCCCTGGTCAAGGCCGACTCCTCCAGCAAATTCGAAGGCGACGGCGAGACCAAGCGCGAAAGCACCATCAGCACCACCGTGGCGGCGCGGGTTTCCCGCGTTCTGGGCGGCGGTCTCATGGAGGTCGTCGGCGCGAGGGAGACGAGAGTCAACGGCGAGACGCAGATCGTCGTGGTCCAGGGCGTGGTCCGGGACCGCGACATCGACGCCGACAACACCATCAAATCCACCAGCATGGCCGAAGCCCGCATCGAACTCTACGGCGAGGGCATCCTGGCCGAAAAGCAACGCCCAGGGTGGCTCGCGAGGATACTCGACAATGTGTGGCCCTTCTAG
- the flgA gene encoding flagellar basal body P-ring formation chaperone FlgA gives MRLFVILLTLLFIPGLALSQDRLVVAEAVCVDGEAIALRDLAKAEGLRAEAVLAGVGDAPLLAAPRFPGARANLNGPRLRELIEQRLGPGLPPIEVPDQVQVQRGGQVVSGRSLISGIDKILTTALAGYEGDVEIREHRIADYLFLKDTTPVQIRVVPVATPAPGRISLRLEAVDEGGRVVESFTGTVFADVWKTVPCASRVLNRGDVLEAGLVGFARKNLAYMARPPWDGRGLPLRMTAPVGEGQVISAEAVEPIPVVAKGQVLTLVYEGESLKLTVPVESLEDGGIGSTIKVRNMQSRRVVAARIVDAETALVP, from the coding sequence ATGCGTCTTTTCGTCATCCTGCTCACGCTCCTGTTCATTCCCGGCCTGGCCTTGTCCCAGGACAGGCTGGTCGTGGCGGAAGCCGTGTGCGTGGACGGGGAGGCCATCGCCCTGCGCGACCTGGCCAAGGCCGAGGGCCTGCGGGCCGAGGCCGTGCTGGCCGGGGTCGGGGATGCCCCGCTGCTGGCCGCGCCGCGGTTTCCCGGTGCACGGGCCAACCTGAACGGGCCCAGGCTGCGCGAGCTCATCGAGCAGCGCCTGGGGCCGGGGCTGCCGCCCATCGAGGTTCCGGACCAGGTGCAGGTCCAGCGCGGGGGGCAGGTCGTCAGCGGCCGCAGCCTCATTTCCGGTATCGACAAAATTTTGACGACGGCGCTGGCCGGCTATGAGGGTGACGTCGAAATCCGCGAGCACCGCATCGCCGACTACCTCTTCCTCAAGGACACGACGCCCGTGCAGATCCGCGTCGTGCCCGTTGCGACGCCGGCGCCGGGACGCATCAGCCTGCGGCTCGAAGCCGTGGACGAGGGCGGGCGCGTGGTTGAGAGCTTTACGGGCACGGTCTTCGCCGATGTCTGGAAGACCGTCCCCTGCGCGTCCCGGGTCCTGAACCGGGGCGACGTGCTGGAGGCCGGGCTGGTCGGGTTCGCGCGCAAGAATCTGGCCTACATGGCCCGTCCGCCCTGGGACGGGCGAGGGCTGCCCCTGCGCATGACCGCGCCCGTAGGCGAGGGGCAGGTCATTTCGGCCGAGGCCGTGGAACCCATCCCGGTCGTGGCCAAGGGCCAGGTTCTGACCCTGGTCTACGAGGGGGAATCCCTGAAGCTGACCGTGCCGGTGGAGAGCCTCGAGGACGGGGGCATCGGCAGCACCATAAAGGTCCGGAACATGCAGAGCCGCCGGGTGGTGGCCGCACGGATCGTCGACGCGGAAACGGCCCTGGTGCCGTAG
- the flgG gene encoding flagellar basal-body rod protein FlgG, translating into MIRALWTSASGMIAQQLSLDVTSNNLANVNTTGFKKNRAEFEDLMYQNMKIAGATTQDGNQLPVGMQVGMGVRPVSVHKIFTQGDFQNTGNQLDLVIEGEGFFRVDRNGEEHYTRNGAFKLDSDGRIVTDNGHPLQPEFVVPPETQNIVITEDGHLTCVDKAGAEIAATDIPVYTFINPAGLKAVGRNLYVQTDGSGEAVESVPGENNAGTLAQGFLEMSNVEIVEEMVNMIVGQRAYEANSKSISTADSLLQIANQLKR; encoded by the coding sequence ATGATTCGAGCCTTATGGACCAGCGCTTCGGGCATGATCGCCCAGCAGCTCAGCCTGGACGTCACCTCCAACAACTTGGCCAACGTCAATACCACGGGCTTCAAGAAGAACAGGGCCGAGTTCGAGGATCTCATGTACCAGAACATGAAGATCGCCGGGGCGACCACCCAGGACGGCAACCAGCTGCCTGTGGGCATGCAGGTGGGCATGGGCGTGCGTCCGGTGTCCGTGCACAAGATCTTCACCCAGGGCGATTTCCAGAACACGGGCAACCAGCTCGATCTGGTCATCGAGGGCGAAGGGTTCTTCCGTGTCGATCGCAACGGTGAAGAGCACTACACCAGAAACGGCGCCTTCAAGCTCGACAGCGACGGCCGCATCGTGACCGACAACGGGCACCCCCTGCAGCCCGAGTTCGTCGTGCCGCCCGAAACCCAGAACATCGTCATCACCGAGGACGGACATCTGACCTGCGTGGACAAGGCGGGCGCGGAGATCGCGGCCACGGACATCCCCGTCTACACCTTCATCAACCCCGCTGGCCTCAAGGCCGTGGGCCGCAATCTCTACGTCCAGACCGACGGTTCGGGCGAGGCGGTGGAGAGCGTGCCCGGCGAGAACAACGCCGGCACCCTGGCCCAGGGGTTTCTGGAGATGTCCAACGTGGAGATCGTCGAGGAGATGGTCAACATGATCGTCGGGCAGCGCGCCTACGAGGCCAACTCCAAGTCCATTTCCACGGCCGACTCCCTGCTGCAGATCGCCAATCAGCTGAAGAGGTAG